One genomic window of Candidatus Angelobacter sp. includes the following:
- a CDS encoding ROK family protein, giving the protein MGIEIGGTKLQIVVGDASARIVQRRRLAVDRVKGSAGIREQIEATLPGLIPTARPSAVGVGFGGPVDWKAGRICRSHQIEGWADFELGDWLHSLTGLPVCVENDANTGTLGEALHGAGAGFNPVFYVTLGSGVGGGLVVNGKVYHGAKPGEAEIGHVRLDREGTIVEQRCSGWAVDAKIRQLKTTAPDSLLVKLIGNSTGGEARHLSSALQQGDAAAKRILNETSEDLAFGLSHVVHLFHPEVIVLGGGLSQVGERLRASVESALAAFTMEVFAPGPKVHLAKLGEDAVPVGALELARRSD; this is encoded by the coding sequence TTGGGTATTGAAATCGGCGGCACGAAACTGCAGATCGTCGTCGGCGATGCATCCGCGAGGATCGTCCAGCGACGTCGTCTTGCTGTGGATCGGGTCAAAGGGAGCGCGGGTATTCGCGAGCAAATCGAGGCCACACTGCCCGGATTGATTCCCACCGCCAGACCGTCGGCCGTCGGCGTCGGTTTCGGCGGGCCGGTGGATTGGAAAGCCGGCCGGATTTGTCGCTCGCACCAGATCGAAGGCTGGGCCGATTTCGAGCTCGGCGATTGGCTGCACTCGCTGACCGGACTGCCGGTGTGCGTGGAAAACGACGCGAACACTGGGACGCTCGGCGAAGCACTCCACGGCGCGGGCGCGGGCTTCAACCCGGTTTTTTACGTCACGCTCGGCAGCGGTGTCGGCGGAGGGCTGGTCGTGAACGGAAAAGTTTATCATGGCGCGAAACCGGGCGAAGCGGAAATCGGCCATGTTCGCCTGGATCGCGAGGGAACCATCGTCGAACAACGGTGCTCCGGCTGGGCCGTGGACGCCAAAATCCGCCAGCTCAAAACGACCGCACCGGACAGCCTGCTGGTCAAACTCATCGGCAACTCGACCGGCGGCGAAGCCAGGCATCTCTCGTCCGCATTGCAGCAAGGTGACGCAGCCGCCAAACGCATCTTGAACGAGACCTCGGAAGACCTCGCCTTCGGTCTGTCGCACGTCGTGCATTTGTTTCATCCGGAAGTCATCGTGCTTGGCGGCGGGCTTTCGCAAGTCGGCGAGCGGCTGCGCGCATCGGTTGAAAGCGCTCTCGCCGCATTCACCATGGAAGTATTCGCGCCCGGCCCAAAGGTTCATCTGGCAAAGCTGGGGGAAGACGCAGTACCGGTGGGCGCTTTGGAACTCGCCAGACGATCGGATTAA
- a CDS encoding thioredoxin family protein, whose protein sequence is MLALGTPAPDFLLPDTNGKLVSLADLKDAPALLVIFMCNHCPYVKHIRHELADLADEYRKRGAAVVGINSNDAVNYPDDSPAKMAAEVREIGYTFPYLFDAAQTVARAYRAACTPDIFVFDKDQELVYRGQFDDSRPGNGIPATGKDLRDALDAVLASKPVPSKQKPSIGCNIKWKPGNEPEYF, encoded by the coding sequence ATGTTGGCACTTGGCACACCTGCGCCAGACTTCCTGCTGCCGGACACGAACGGAAAACTCGTTTCATTGGCCGACCTGAAAGACGCGCCCGCGTTACTGGTGATTTTCATGTGCAATCATTGCCCCTACGTGAAACACATCCGGCATGAACTGGCGGACCTCGCCGACGAATACCGGAAACGGGGCGCAGCAGTTGTCGGCATCAATTCCAATGACGCGGTCAACTATCCCGATGACAGCCCGGCGAAGATGGCCGCGGAAGTGCGGGAGATTGGCTACACGTTTCCTTATCTCTTCGACGCGGCCCAGACCGTGGCCCGGGCGTACCGCGCCGCCTGCACGCCCGACATCTTCGTTTTCGACAAGGATCAGGAGCTGGTTTACCGCGGCCAGTTCGACGACAGCCGTCCCGGCAACGGCATTCCGGCAACCGGAAAGGACTTGCGAGACGCGCTCGATGCCGTGCTCGCCAGCAAACCCGTTCCCTCAAAACAGAAACCCAGCATCGGCTGCAACATCAAGTGGAAGCCGGGCAACGAACCGGAGTACTTCTGA
- a CDS encoding YceI family protein yields MKTICLLFVGVLAWHGASLRGADNWVRYTAQPGGGKVKVEGTSTVHDWSVESKLIGGFVEFDPGFSFDNARPGKVNARVAVLIPVRQLKSDKTKMDTVMYDAMKEKDHRRIDYRLTEMTLKETPKSPEGPFLFDSTGELVVAGVTNKISMPVTMTRVDDDKLKFSGSTSVKMTSFGIQPPTLVGILSTGDDVKLTFEWLTVRKELPAK; encoded by the coding sequence ATGAAAACGATCTGTCTTCTGTTTGTCGGAGTGCTTGCCTGGCACGGCGCCTCATTGCGTGGCGCGGACAACTGGGTTCGGTATACCGCTCAACCTGGCGGCGGCAAGGTGAAGGTGGAGGGCACCTCCACCGTGCATGACTGGTCGGTGGAGAGCAAATTGATCGGCGGCTTTGTCGAATTCGACCCGGGCTTCAGTTTTGACAATGCCAGGCCGGGCAAGGTGAACGCCCGGGTTGCCGTGCTCATTCCCGTGCGCCAGTTGAAAAGCGACAAGACGAAGATGGACACGGTCATGTACGATGCGATGAAGGAAAAAGACCATCGTCGAATTGACTATCGCCTCACGGAAATGACACTCAAAGAGACGCCGAAGAGTCCCGAGGGGCCTTTTCTGTTTGATTCAACGGGTGAACTTGTCGTCGCCGGCGTCACCAACAAGATCTCCATGCCCGTGACCATGACCCGCGTGGATGACGATAAACTCAAATTCAGCGGCTCCACTTCGGTGAAGATGACCAGCTTTGGCATCCAGCCACCCACGCTCGTCGGCATTCTGTCCACTGGCGATGACGTCAAACTCACCTTCGAGTGGCTGACCGTTAGGAAGGAACTGCCCGCGAAATAG
- a CDS encoding PQQ-dependent sugar dehydrogenase translates to MSSTRLKSLGIAISLALSPAAMIQAQPSGLNQRNPNTTLQMPASPPQFGYTVSNAFPGLSLSVPVCITSPPDETNRLFILEQGGNIVVITNLAAPTRTVFMSLPVMSDSESGLLGLAFHPGFATNGYFYVFYTRNISGSRYQRIARFQTSPPDANTASAGTELPLISQIDSAGNHNGGDMHFGPDGYLYASLGDEGAQYNGSRNSQMLTKNYFSAILRIDVDKRPGNLLPNPHPANTTNYFVPADNPYVGLTNFNGQTIDPANIRTEFYAIGFRNPWRMSFDRTTGFLYVGDVGQDLYEEVDVITKGGNYGWAYYEGLHPAASLYPSQPTILANPPAGLIAPIQEYPHSGNTSYQGNAVIGGVVYRGSRISQLYGAYVFSDNGSGNVWALRYDGTNTVPFQRITGASSPSALGTDPSNGDVLIAQLGNNTIGRLVYNTTSTGAPLPPTLADTGAFSDLTTLTPSAGIVPYDINVPFWSDNAIKTRWFSVPNTNRTIGFNPDSNWSFPTGSVWIKHFELELTNGVPESRKRLETRFIVRNTNGVYGVTYRWDSPTNATLVPEAGLDEAFTISDGGTLRTQVWHYPSRSECLTCHTSVGGMALGFNTAQLNKDFDYGGGPENQIEALSRVGYFTTPATNVNTLRVLAHPTNTAYSVEYRIHSYLTANCAQCHQPGGPSVAAWDARISTPLSQAGIINGILNNDGGDANNRVVAPGSSPHSMMLTRISKRGPGQMPPLDSTVLDTNAIGLLSGWITNDLPNYQSFADWQTAHFGSTNAPNAAADADPDTDGAKNLLEYLTGTDPLAGGDAWKINVRQSGDTVEISFPQLANRGFQVEWTPGLTAPIAWQPLDVPSNRPFFSLTNFTASVGDTITNSPFKFYRVRVFEP, encoded by the coding sequence ATGAGCTCAACCCGATTGAAATCCCTCGGTATCGCCATTTCCCTCGCGTTGAGTCCGGCGGCAATGATTCAGGCTCAGCCGTCGGGATTGAATCAACGAAATCCGAACACTACGCTGCAAATGCCGGCGTCACCGCCACAGTTCGGATACACTGTTTCCAATGCGTTTCCCGGCTTGAGCCTGAGTGTGCCGGTTTGCATTACGTCGCCCCCGGATGAAACCAACCGTCTTTTCATCCTCGAGCAAGGCGGGAACATCGTCGTGATCACAAACCTGGCCGCTCCCACGCGGACCGTGTTCATGAGCCTGCCGGTCATGTCGGACAGCGAGTCCGGTCTGCTTGGGTTGGCGTTCCATCCGGGCTTCGCGACCAACGGTTATTTTTATGTTTTCTACACCCGCAACATCAGCGGCAGCCGCTATCAACGCATCGCCCGGTTCCAAACTTCCCCTCCCGACGCCAACACAGCCTCGGCGGGCACAGAGCTTCCGTTGATCAGCCAGATTGACAGCGCCGGCAATCACAACGGTGGCGATATGCACTTTGGCCCGGATGGATACCTTTACGCGTCGTTGGGTGACGAAGGCGCGCAATACAATGGCAGCCGAAACAGCCAGATGCTCACGAAGAATTATTTTTCCGCGATCCTGCGCATTGACGTGGACAAACGGCCCGGGAATCTCCTTCCGAATCCCCATCCTGCCAATACCACCAATTACTTCGTTCCCGCGGACAATCCTTACGTCGGCCTGACCAATTTCAACGGTCAGACCATCGACCCCGCGAACATCCGCACCGAGTTTTACGCGATTGGTTTTCGCAATCCTTGGCGGATGTCATTCGACAGGACGACAGGGTTCCTCTACGTGGGCGATGTGGGTCAGGACCTCTACGAAGAGGTGGACGTGATCACCAAAGGCGGCAATTACGGGTGGGCCTATTACGAGGGACTTCACCCCGCCGCTTCACTGTACCCAAGCCAGCCCACCATTCTCGCGAATCCTCCCGCGGGTTTGATCGCTCCGATCCAGGAATATCCTCATAGCGGCAACACAAGCTACCAGGGCAACGCGGTCATCGGCGGCGTCGTGTATCGCGGCAGCCGCATTTCACAACTGTACGGCGCCTATGTCTTCAGTGACAACGGCAGCGGCAACGTCTGGGCGTTACGATACGACGGGACCAACACCGTGCCGTTTCAGCGAATTACCGGGGCCTCGAGCCCGTCGGCGCTTGGCACGGATCCGAGTAACGGCGATGTGCTGATTGCGCAACTTGGCAACAACACGATCGGACGGCTCGTTTACAACACGACATCGACGGGCGCACCGCTGCCGCCGACTCTCGCCGACACCGGCGCGTTCAGCGATTTGACCACACTCACCCCCAGCGCCGGCATCGTGCCCTATGACATCAATGTCCCGTTCTGGTCCGACAACGCGATCAAAACGCGCTGGTTTTCCGTGCCCAACACGAATCGGACCATCGGATTCAATCCCGACAGCAACTGGTCGTTTCCCACCGGCTCGGTTTGGATCAAACATTTCGAGCTTGAGCTGACCAACGGCGTGCCGGAATCGCGCAAACGCCTGGAGACCCGTTTCATCGTGCGCAACACGAACGGTGTTTATGGCGTCACCTACCGCTGGGATTCACCGACCAACGCCACACTCGTGCCGGAGGCGGGTTTGGACGAAGCATTCACAATCAGCGACGGCGGCACGCTGCGCACGCAGGTCTGGCATTACCCAAGCCGGTCGGAATGCCTGACCTGCCACACTTCGGTCGGCGGCATGGCGCTTGGCTTTAACACCGCCCAGTTGAACAAAGATTTCGATTACGGAGGCGGACCCGAAAACCAGATCGAAGCGCTGAGCCGAGTCGGCTATTTCACAACTCCGGCCACGAACGTGAACACACTTCGCGTCCTCGCGCACCCGACGAACACCGCTTACAGTGTGGAATACCGCATCCACTCCTACCTCACCGCCAACTGCGCCCAATGCCATCAACCGGGCGGGCCGTCCGTCGCGGCGTGGGACGCGCGCATTTCCACGCCATTGTCGCAGGCGGGCATCATCAATGGAATTCTGAACAACGACGGCGGCGACGCAAATAATCGCGTGGTTGCTCCCGGGTCGTCGCCGCATTCCATGATGCTGACGCGCATTTCCAAACGCGGACCGGGTCAGATGCCACCGCTGGACAGCACGGTGCTCGATACGAATGCGATCGGCCTGTTGAGCGGGTGGATCACGAACGATCTGCCGAATTATCAGAGTTTTGCCGACTGGCAGACTGCGCATTTTGGTTCCACCAACGCCCCGAACGCAGCGGCGGACGCCGACCCCGACACCGACGGCGCAAAGAATCTGCTGGAATACCTCACCGGCACAGATCCTCTTGCCGGAGGCGACGCGTGGAAAATCAACGTGCGACAGTCCGGTGACACGGTGGAAATCTCATTTCCACAACTCGCGAACCGCGGATTTCAAGTCGAGTGGACGCCGGGTCTCACCGCGCCGATTGCGTGGCAACCTCTGGATGTTCCGTCCAATCGTCCTTTCTTTTCGCTGACGAATTTCACCGCATCCGTCGGCGACACCATCACCAACTCGCCTTTCAAGTTTTACCGCGTGCGCGTGTTCGAGCCGTAG
- a CDS encoding excinuclease ABC subunit UvrC: MPATEHIRKKLNDLPHKPGVYLMKDRFGTVIYVGKARDLRKRVNQYFHPSRRMGWDLKFNALVEAIHDLDTHVVRSEPEAVLLEGKLIKEFHPRYNVSFRDDKRFLLLKVNLNDPIPRFTLTRLKTDDGARYFGPFASSGALRRTLNLVRHKFNLRGCRPLTPTEADYKHCLYAHLKVCTAPCIGNVARDQYLLQVLAACEFLDGQGREMQDQIEVEMKKAAEAQDFEKAAQLRDMLLDLRRTTKKTEKFERIPYKLPIAIEPERDLTELGKALNLPSPPKRIEGFDISNISDTFAVASMVSFRNGRPDRANYRRFRMKTVVGQDDFACMAETVRRRYTRLKNEAGDGQSGKWSNVPDLILIDGGKGQLNAACEELARLGLGNIAVIGLAKEFEEIYRPGESEPLRLNHDTGALKLLQRVRDESHRFANTYNAQLRLKKISESILDEFPGIGGQRKAALLKEFGSVHRLRLASVEEIARVSGFGGKAASELKTFLEARGGLSQSGALPKDQEKIR, from the coding sequence GTGCCCGCGACGGAACACATTCGCAAAAAACTGAACGATCTACCCCACAAGCCGGGCGTTTACCTGATGAAGGACCGGTTTGGGACGGTGATTTACGTCGGCAAGGCGCGCGATTTGCGCAAGCGCGTGAACCAGTATTTCCATCCGTCACGGCGGATGGGCTGGGACCTGAAGTTCAACGCGCTGGTCGAGGCGATCCACGATCTCGACACGCACGTCGTCCGCAGCGAGCCGGAGGCGGTGTTGCTCGAAGGCAAGCTCATCAAGGAATTTCATCCGCGTTACAACGTCAGCTTCCGCGACGACAAACGGTTCCTGCTGCTCAAGGTCAACCTCAATGACCCGATCCCACGCTTCACACTGACGCGCCTCAAGACGGACGATGGCGCGCGTTACTTCGGTCCGTTCGCCAGTTCGGGCGCATTGCGGCGCACTCTCAACCTTGTCCGCCACAAATTCAACCTGCGCGGCTGCCGTCCTTTGACGCCAACTGAGGCCGACTACAAGCATTGCCTCTATGCGCACTTGAAGGTTTGCACCGCGCCGTGCATCGGCAATGTGGCGCGCGACCAGTATCTGCTGCAGGTGCTGGCCGCGTGCGAATTTCTCGACGGCCAGGGCAGGGAGATGCAAGACCAGATCGAGGTAGAAATGAAAAAAGCCGCCGAGGCGCAGGACTTCGAAAAGGCCGCGCAGTTGCGCGACATGCTGCTGGACCTGCGGCGCACGACCAAAAAGACCGAAAAGTTCGAGCGCATTCCCTACAAACTGCCGATTGCCATCGAACCGGAGCGCGACCTGACCGAGCTGGGAAAAGCTTTGAATCTGCCTTCGCCGCCAAAGCGCATCGAGGGGTTCGACATCTCGAACATCAGCGACACGTTCGCAGTCGCCTCGATGGTCAGTTTCAGAAACGGCCGGCCCGACCGCGCAAATTATCGCCGGTTCAGAATGAAGACGGTCGTCGGACAGGACGACTTCGCCTGCATGGCGGAAACGGTGCGCCGCCGTTACACGCGGTTGAAGAACGAAGCCGGAGATGGACAGTCCGGTAAATGGTCGAATGTGCCCGACCTGATTCTGATCGATGGCGGCAAAGGACAGCTCAACGCGGCGTGCGAGGAACTGGCCAGGCTCGGCCTGGGGAACATCGCGGTCATCGGTCTGGCGAAGGAGTTTGAGGAGATTTACCGGCCCGGCGAAAGCGAACCTTTGCGTTTAAATCATGACACGGGCGCGTTGAAACTGTTGCAGCGCGTGCGCGATGAATCACATCGCTTTGCCAACACCTACAACGCGCAACTGCGTCTGAAGAAAATTTCGGAGAGCATCCTCGACGAATTCCCCGGCATCGGCGGGCAACGCAAGGCGGCGTTGCTCAAAGAATTCGGCTCGGTGCACCGGTTGCGGCTGGCTTCGGTGGAGGAGATTGCACGGGTGTCGGGTTTTGGCGGAAAGGCGGCGTCAGAGTTGAAGACATTTTTGGAGGCGCGCGGCGGTTTGTCGCAGTCCGGCGCCCTTCCGAAGGATCAGGAAAAAATCCGGTAG
- a CDS encoding Gfo/Idh/MocA family oxidoreductase has product MNSNETAELNRRDFLKGGSFATLMTVLGGVELIGRSPAHAADVETLVPFQVKCGVIGLGTWGREIIATLSRLKTAQVAAICDTYPASVKRARNSAPTAKDFDDYRKMLEDKEVQAVIVATPTHQHREIAIAALQAGKHVYCEAPLANNIEDARAIALAGKAANKQVFQAGLQMRADSQRRFLLDFIRAGASGKAVMAHAQWHKKQSWRMTSPNPDRERELNWRLSKDTSLGLVGEIGIHQIDAMSWFLNGRPTSVTGFGSIMQWKDGRDVADTVEAVFEYPGGARLTFESTLANSFDADYEILYGTDAAIMMRGNKAWMFKEVDSPLLGWEVYARKDQFYKETGIALIANATKLTNLTEKATDEASYTTKPLYYALESFLTNVNAVGSAVEDFTANFGTGDKSALEKYLSEVKLQPTANYQEGFEATVLAIKASEAVAKGSKLALPKEWFELA; this is encoded by the coding sequence ATGAACAGCAACGAAACTGCCGAACTGAACCGTCGTGATTTTCTCAAAGGCGGCTCTTTTGCAACCTTGATGACCGTGCTCGGGGGCGTGGAGCTGATCGGCCGCTCTCCGGCTCACGCCGCCGATGTCGAAACGCTCGTGCCGTTCCAGGTCAAATGCGGCGTGATCGGTCTGGGAACCTGGGGCCGCGAAATCATCGCGACATTGTCACGGTTGAAAACGGCCCAGGTCGCTGCGATTTGCGACACGTACCCGGCCTCCGTCAAACGCGCCAGAAACTCCGCGCCTACCGCGAAAGACTTCGATGATTACAGGAAAATGCTGGAGGACAAGGAGGTCCAGGCGGTCATCGTCGCCACTCCGACCCACCAGCACCGTGAAATCGCCATCGCTGCGTTGCAGGCGGGAAAGCACGTCTATTGTGAAGCGCCGCTGGCGAACAACATTGAGGACGCCAGGGCAATCGCGCTTGCGGGCAAAGCCGCAAACAAGCAGGTTTTTCAGGCGGGCCTTCAGATGCGCGCGGACTCGCAGCGGCGATTCCTCCTGGATTTCATCCGCGCGGGTGCGTCCGGCAAGGCGGTCATGGCCCACGCGCAATGGCACAAGAAGCAAAGCTGGCGAATGACTTCGCCCAACCCTGACCGGGAACGCGAGTTGAACTGGCGGTTGAGCAAGGACACCTCACTCGGGTTGGTGGGAGAAATCGGCATTCATCAGATTGACGCGATGTCGTGGTTCCTGAACGGGCGCCCGACTTCCGTCACCGGCTTCGGTTCGATCATGCAATGGAAGGACGGGCGCGACGTGGCGGACACCGTCGAAGCCGTCTTCGAGTATCCCGGGGGCGCGCGCCTCACGTTCGAGAGTACGCTGGCCAATTCCTTTGATGCGGATTACGAAATCCTTTACGGAACCGACGCTGCCATCATGATGCGCGGCAACAAGGCGTGGATGTTCAAAGAAGTGGATTCACCGCTGCTCGGCTGGGAAGTGTACGCCCGCAAGGACCAGTTCTACAAAGAGACTGGCATCGCGTTGATCGCAAACGCCACGAAGCTGACGAACCTGACGGAAAAGGCCACCGATGAGGCTTCTTACACCACCAAACCGCTTTATTACGCGCTCGAATCCTTCCTCACAAACGTGAATGCCGTCGGCTCGGCCGTGGAGGACTTTACCGCCAACTTTGGCACGGGCGACAAATCGGCGCTCGAAAAATATCTTTCGGAAGTCAAATTACAGCCGACGGCGAATTATCAGGAAGGCTTCGAGGCCACGGTCCTGGCGATCAAGGCCAGTGAAGCCGTCGCCAAGGGGAGCAAGCTGGCGTTGCCGAAGGAATGGTTTGAATTGGCTTGA
- a CDS encoding DUF1080 domain-containing protein, producing MRTITLTILALLGVGLIGHADDAGFRPLFNGRDLAGWKLRRPDGPQSWSVHDGLLVNTVSRGEHGTDLVTEDMFWNFTVRYEYRIPKGANSGFYMRGRHEIQILDDHATGKPAPGGNGAIYNFKAPDRFVSKPAGEWNTVEATIVGDKITVILNGVKIHDAVACDRATGSEIDDRVNEPGPIFLQGDHGSVTFRNIRIKELPKNLK from the coding sequence ATGAGAACCATCACGCTGACGATACTCGCCCTGCTCGGAGTCGGGTTGATCGGCCATGCTGATGACGCGGGGTTCCGTCCGTTGTTCAATGGCAGGGACCTTGCCGGGTGGAAACTTCGCCGCCCGGATGGGCCTCAGAGCTGGAGCGTCCATGACGGCCTGTTGGTCAACACTGTCAGTCGTGGCGAGCATGGAACTGATCTCGTCACCGAAGACATGTTCTGGAACTTCACCGTTCGCTACGAATACAGAATACCGAAAGGCGCCAACAGCGGCTTTTACATGCGCGGCCGGCATGAAATCCAGATCCTTGACGATCATGCCACCGGCAAACCGGCGCCCGGTGGAAACGGCGCCATCTACAACTTCAAAGCGCCCGACCGATTTGTATCCAAACCGGCCGGAGAATGGAACACCGTCGAGGCGACGATCGTAGGCGACAAGATTACCGTTATTCTGAACGGTGTGAAGATTCATGACGCCGTCGCCTGCGATCGTGCCACTGGCAGTGAGATTGACGACAGAGTGAACGAACCCGGACCGATTTTTCTCCAGGGCGATCATGGTTCGGTCACCTTTCGCAATATTCGCATCAAAGAACTGCCCAAAAACCTCAAATGA
- a CDS encoding SIS domain-containing protein — MKDWISNYLKAQKAAHDSIPVDAVAKLVETFEQALKDDRQIFVFGNGGSAANASHFATDLGKGSSDKLGKRFRVLSLNDNVSWITALGNDYAYEDVFVRQLMNYGMAGDLVMTMSVSGSSPNIVKAVEWAKKNGLHTVALVGGKRGRLAELADQTIVINDTHYGRVEDAHMGICHLICYAFMEKPELGIV; from the coding sequence ATGAAAGATTGGATTTCCAACTACCTGAAGGCCCAAAAAGCCGCGCACGATTCCATTCCGGTGGACGCGGTCGCGAAGCTCGTCGAAACGTTTGAACAGGCGCTCAAAGACGACCGGCAAATCTTTGTTTTCGGCAATGGCGGCAGCGCGGCCAACGCCTCGCACTTTGCCACCGACCTCGGCAAAGGATCGTCCGACAAACTCGGCAAACGCTTTCGTGTCCTGTCGCTCAATGACAACGTGAGCTGGATTACCGCGTTGGGCAATGACTACGCCTACGAGGATGTCTTCGTTCGGCAACTGATGAACTACGGCATGGCGGGTGACCTGGTGATGACCATGAGCGTGAGCGGGAGTTCGCCGAACATCGTAAAAGCGGTCGAGTGGGCGAAGAAAAATGGGCTGCACACCGTCGCGCTCGTGGGCGGCAAGCGCGGCCGGCTCGCGGAACTGGCCGACCAAACCATCGTCATCAACGACACGCATTATGGCCGTGTGGAAGACGCGCACATGGGCATCTGCCATTTGATTTGCTACGCGTTTATGGAAAAGCCGGAGTTGGGCATCGTATGA